AGGTTTGTAATTAATCccgattaatcacatttttgtcaaacatcaatatttgacacaaaagTAAAGTTCTTCAATTTAAATAACTTTTGGTGAACAGATGAATCAacgaatagacatatacgtgtttataattttcaatttaaatgattgaaattaataccattttaaaatgagactgttacagccagaggctgtgattaggtggcagtgctctctcctcctccagccctggttctctctctctctaggtgTGTGGCagaggctggcagcaggtgtggcgGATTCCAATCGGCTGATCACGTGCAGGTGGGAGTCGTCTAATCAAGCAGACCGGCTTCCCTTTAAAACCTGAAGCGAGTCGTCTTTTGGTGCTGACCGTCTCCTAATGAACAGTTAGTGTTGCGACCTGAACAGTCAGAGCCATTCTTTCCTAGCACTTGCATTAATCCTGTTCTCTATGTTTAGTACTGACTCCcacctgctgctgttgttcttgTCATACCTGGCTGTTGGACTTACCACCTGGCTGAGGCTTCCTGGCTTCCACTGGACCTTTGGATTCTCCAGGGTTTCTCTAAATGCAGAGGAGAACTCTGGCTGCTGCCACGCCACCAAGGATGCCATTCTGTTGGGTTGGAAATCCGCTGCCACAGTCTACTTACCTGAGACACCAAGATTACCACTTGTTGGCCATTGATACACCTGGGACTCTGTCTTTCCCTCTAAAGACTGGTCAAAGCTGATTTCCAGATCCATTACACCAGAGAGTCAGTCAAGTTCTCCCCCTAGCTTCACCAGATAATAGTTTATCTGTTCATGTTTATTCTGCTAAGGATATTCGGGTTCTTCTGGGTTTTGTATTCTGGGATTTTTGCAgtctttttatagtttctgagtctgataaatggagtcattttgaTGTTTGTCGTTTAGGAATATAGAGTTTTATTTATGAACATACTATTTataatgtctgtcttttaatagctataaactaaaagtttataattaagttattaaaagacagacattcaaaatgtttgtttcatttctttgtctgcattttttttcatccaatTACTGCAAACCCAGAGTGACATTACAGTGATTAGATTCAATATTTatagactttctgtaaactcaaccactttcagtgtcttctaaagtggtctgtTATGGGATGGCTCCACCGTTAGTTACGACAGTTCTGGTAccggctaacattagctctggtgctaacagcaacatgttttacattgaggtgatcagaaaacaaccaggcttttatccaagctgccatcaggaagatttttaaaagaaaactttcctcccaatGAGCTCAAAgcgtctcgtcttccttcactgttcaccaaactttctgacatcactcagtgGCTCTTCATCAGGCCTCGAAAACAGATTTTAggttcattagcgccacctactgggctggagtgttcatcagttaCTGTGGGACAGAAATAAGAGAACTGAGAGGTGTGATTAAATACATTATTGttttaacacattatttttttctgtaactaaTTGAAATTAATGCTTTAAAGTCCCAGTcctaaaaaatatttgtaatatgAATGACCAATGTGACTTTGTGGGGATTTTTTCTAACTTACAGCAGAGCATCATAGATAAATCTTGTGGTTTACTTGGAATCAAGCAGACAGATTTCAGTGCAAAACGATGAGCATGAAACTCTCATTTATTTGATTTGCTGGAGATACAATCTTCAGAGGTGGATGTGGAAGTACTTGTGTAGTATTCCACGCAGTACTCCGATGGACGCCAGCAGAGACAGAGTGAACAACACAGCCAGAGTCAGAATAAAACCCGGTAACCTGCGGACCAGAGAGTATTCAGTCACTGAGAAACGCTCTAAAGTCTTCATTCAGCTAAATATCTGACCTCTTCTTGGTGGACTTGACGTATCCGTTGAAGTACATCTGCCGGGCGACCATGTAGACCAGACCTCCTACAGCTGCAACCAGCTCACTGAAGAAGGTAGAGCAGCTCCACAGCACCACCAGGAAGATGGGGTAGAACTCCACACAGTTCTGACTGAAAACAGATGAACTCTGACAGTCACAGAGGCAGTTAAACAGCTCTTAATAATAATCTGTGTTTATATTATTGATTATTCTGGTTAAGCAGCAGCTGAC
This Amphiprion ocellaris isolate individual 3 ecotype Okinawa chromosome 13, ASM2253959v1, whole genome shotgun sequence DNA region includes the following protein-coding sequences:
- the mgst2 gene encoding microsomal glutathione S-transferase 2, coding for MASDGPFLVAAVTLMSATHMGYLARRVGWSRIALKIMPPVVTGPPEFERTFRAHQNCVEFYPIFLVVLWSCSTFFSELVAAVGGLVYMVARQMYFNGYVKSTKKRLPGFILTLAVLFTLSLLASIGVLRGILHKYFHIHL